One Kineococcus aurantiacus genomic window carries:
- a CDS encoding ROK family protein translates to MAWTPLTGTAHSIALEVLLDGPLPRSELARRLDLSAGTLTRLSKPLLDSGLLQEIGEAPDPVTGRPTRPMDVDERSHLFVGVKLTATTVHVVLTSLRANVLRSAEADLPDRTPAAVTATVVDLVRSVAGGCTDSLRAVGVSLGGLVGEHGHVLNASFLGWQDVPLGPVLEAELDLPVVVDNDLLSFTRAEQWFGSARRCGHFAVLTIGEGLGYGLVVRDEVLDRPDAGVGLLGHYPLLPGGPMCPAGHLGCADSLLTVAAVESRASTGLRRAVGYEEVLDLATAGDPVARRVVDDSARGLGVLVAAVANLTMPEMVILSGEGIRLAVVGEEALHRAIGEHRSPFATPIDLVVQPTGFTEWARGAAVTAIRTFVLGHRR, encoded by the coding sequence GTGGCCTGGACACCCCTGACGGGGACCGCGCACAGCATCGCCCTGGAGGTGCTGCTCGACGGCCCCCTGCCGCGCAGCGAGCTGGCGCGCCGGCTGGACCTGTCGGCCGGCACCCTGACCCGGCTGTCGAAGCCGCTGCTGGACTCCGGTCTGCTGCAGGAGATCGGCGAGGCGCCCGACCCGGTCACCGGCCGGCCCACCCGGCCGATGGACGTCGACGAGCGCTCGCACCTGTTCGTCGGGGTCAAGCTCACCGCCACGACGGTCCACGTCGTGCTGACCTCGTTGCGCGCCAACGTGTTGCGGTCCGCCGAAGCCGACCTGCCCGACCGCACCCCGGCCGCTGTCACCGCCACCGTCGTCGACCTCGTGCGCTCCGTCGCCGGCGGGTGCACCGACTCCCTGCGCGCGGTCGGGGTGTCGCTGGGGGGTCTGGTGGGTGAGCACGGCCACGTCCTCAACGCGAGCTTCCTCGGCTGGCAGGACGTCCCGCTCGGCCCGGTGCTCGAAGCCGAGCTCGACCTGCCCGTCGTCGTCGACAACGACCTGCTGTCCTTCACCCGCGCCGAGCAGTGGTTCGGGTCCGCGCGCCGCTGCGGCCACTTCGCGGTGCTGACCATCGGCGAGGGGCTCGGGTACGGGCTCGTGGTGCGCGACGAGGTCCTCGACCGCCCGGACGCCGGCGTGGGTCTGCTCGGGCACTACCCCCTGCTGCCCGGCGGCCCGATGTGCCCCGCGGGCCACCTCGGCTGCGCCGACTCCCTGCTGACGGTGGCCGCCGTGGAGTCGCGGGCCTCGACCGGGCTGCGGCGCGCCGTCGGGTACGAGGAGGTCCTCGACCTCGCCACCGCCGGGGACCCCGTCGCCCGGCGCGTCGTCGACGACTCCGCCCGCGGCCTGGGCGTCCTCGTCGCCGCCGTCGCCAACCTCACGATGCCCGAGATGGTCATCCTGTCCGGGGAGGGGATCCGGCTGGCCGTCGTCGGGGAGGAGGCGCTGCACCGCGCGATCGGTGAGCACCGCAGCCCCTTCGCCACCCCCATCGACCTCGTGGTGCAGCCGACGGGGTTCACCGAGTGGGCCCGCGGGGCGGCCGTGACCGCGATCCGGACGTTCGTCCTGGGCCACCGCCGCTGA
- a CDS encoding cobalamin-independent methionine synthase II family protein: MSQQQIPVSHAGSLPRTPELIAANEARRVAEDGFTLERTPEFEALLTRAVVDLVQRQEDLGVTIVGDGEYGKAMSSAVDYGAWWSYSFQRVAGLEVTGEDLFTQPTVRSGPGDVKLTSFPDRRDWTIFKEAYQDPTSGISTGKNATAFPATTGPLSYTGQDAIASDIANLKAGLAATGLEQGFITSLSPGSGARISNRYYATEEEHIWAWADVMREEYKAVTDAGLIVQIDDPSIAENWDQINPEPSVEDYRAFTRIRVEALNHALRGLPTEQVRFHLCWGSWHGPHTTDVEFKHIVDLMLEIDAGSYSFEAANVRHEHEWKVWRDVELPAGKQIVPGVVSHATNVVEHPELVADRLERFASVVGAENVVASTDCGLGGRIHPQIALAKLATLGEGARIASARLFG; encoded by the coding sequence TTGTCGCAGCAGCAGATCCCCGTCTCCCACGCCGGCAGCCTGCCGCGCACCCCCGAGCTCATCGCCGCCAACGAGGCCCGGCGGGTCGCCGAGGACGGTTTCACCCTCGAGCGCACGCCCGAGTTCGAGGCGCTGCTCACCCGCGCCGTCGTCGACCTCGTGCAGCGGCAGGAGGACCTCGGGGTGACGATCGTCGGCGACGGCGAGTACGGCAAGGCGATGTCCAGCGCGGTCGACTACGGCGCCTGGTGGTCGTACTCCTTCCAGCGCGTCGCCGGCCTGGAGGTGACGGGGGAGGACCTGTTCACCCAGCCGACCGTCCGGTCCGGCCCGGGCGACGTCAAGCTCACGAGCTTCCCCGACCGCCGCGACTGGACGATCTTCAAGGAGGCCTACCAGGACCCGACGTCGGGGATCTCGACGGGCAAGAACGCCACCGCGTTCCCCGCGACCACCGGCCCGCTGTCCTACACCGGCCAGGACGCCATCGCCTCCGACATCGCCAACCTCAAGGCCGGGCTGGCCGCCACGGGCCTCGAGCAGGGTTTCATCACCTCCCTGTCCCCGGGCAGCGGCGCGCGCATCTCCAACCGGTACTACGCCACCGAGGAGGAGCACATCTGGGCGTGGGCCGACGTCATGCGCGAGGAGTACAAGGCGGTCACCGACGCCGGGCTGATCGTGCAGATCGACGACCCGTCCATCGCGGAGAACTGGGACCAGATCAACCCCGAACCCTCCGTCGAGGACTACCGCGCGTTCACCCGGATCCGCGTCGAGGCGCTCAACCACGCGCTGCGCGGCCTGCCCACCGAGCAGGTCCGCTTCCACCTGTGCTGGGGCAGCTGGCACGGCCCGCACACCACGGACGTCGAGTTCAAGCACATCGTCGACCTCATGCTGGAGATCGACGCGGGCTCGTACTCCTTCGAGGCGGCCAACGTGCGGCACGAGCACGAGTGGAAGGTCTGGCGGGACGTGGAACTGCCCGCGGGCAAGCAGATCGTGCCCGGCGTCGTCAGCCACGCCACCAACGTCGTCGAGCACCCCGAGCTCGTCGCCGACCGCCTCGAGCGGTTCGCCTCCGTCGTGGGTGCCGAGAACGTCGTGGCCTCCACCGACTGCGGCCTCGGCGGCCGCATCCACCCGCAGATCGCCCTCGCCAAGCTCGCCACCCTGGGCGAGGGGGCGCGGATCGCGAGCGCCCGGCTGTTCGGGTGA
- a CDS encoding alpha-galactosidase has translation MTQLDLDPHPPAAGPGTAPQGRVLHLRAAGVSLVLDVPATSLPTVVHWGADLGELSAAALDDLVTAGRTARANNDLDVPQPPRVLPEQSWGWSGRPGLSGHRAGAAWSTRFVPTGVHVEERAEGGRLGLTAADRDAGLTLEVEAELLPSGLLRHRATVTNTAGPGEQPYEVAELALSLPVPPVATELFDLAGRWAKERVPQRRPLTFGSHVRENRRGRTGPDAPLVTALGPAGFGFRHGEVWAVHTAFSGNHRTVVERLSSGATTVSGAELLLPGEVRLATGEQYRTPWVYAAWSAEGLDGVAARFHDHLRSRPHHPRLPRPVVVNTWEAVYFDMDLDRLLELARAAAEVGAERYVLDDGWFRHRRSDDAGLGDWYVDEDVWPQGLHPLVDGVRALGLEFGLWVEPEMVNPDSDLARAHPDWILRGGDRLPPASRQQQVLDLGNPAAYEHVLGRLDAILSEHAISYLKWDHNRDLVEAGSGPVRAPGVHAQTLAVYRLLDELRARHPGVEIESCSSGGLRVDLEVLEHTDRVWASDCIDPLERQDIQRWTTQLLPPELIGSHVGASPSHTTHRSSDLSFRAGTALFASFGIETDLTRMDAGERAELTRWVALYKDVRELLHTGVVVRDDDHDPSYRVHGVVARDGSEALFAVVQTGTPDGSLTGRVRLPGLLPRAEYEVTAQEPGNDPAVRGGRDLPWLATGVRLNGRTLAAAGVTAPAMQPQQLLLLRVRRA, from the coding sequence GTGACTCAGCTGGACCTCGACCCCCACCCCCCGGCGGCCGGCCCCGGCACCGCGCCGCAGGGGCGGGTCCTGCACCTGCGGGCCGCCGGGGTCAGCCTCGTCCTCGACGTCCCCGCGACGTCGCTGCCGACCGTGGTGCACTGGGGCGCCGACCTCGGCGAGCTGTCGGCCGCGGCGCTGGACGACCTCGTCACCGCCGGCCGGACGGCGCGCGCGAACAACGACCTCGACGTGCCCCAGCCGCCCCGGGTCCTGCCCGAGCAGTCCTGGGGCTGGAGCGGGCGGCCGGGGCTGTCCGGGCACCGCGCCGGCGCCGCGTGGTCCACCCGCTTCGTCCCGACCGGCGTGCACGTCGAGGAGCGCGCCGAGGGTGGCCGGCTGGGACTGACCGCCGCCGACCGCGACGCCGGGCTGACCCTGGAGGTCGAGGCCGAGCTGCTGCCCTCGGGGCTGCTGCGGCACCGCGCCACCGTGACGAACACCGCCGGGCCGGGCGAGCAGCCCTACGAGGTCGCCGAGCTGGCCCTCAGCCTGCCGGTCCCGCCGGTCGCCACCGAGCTGTTCGACCTCGCCGGCCGGTGGGCCAAGGAGCGCGTCCCGCAGCGCCGTCCGCTGACCTTCGGCTCGCACGTCCGGGAGAACCGCCGCGGGCGCACCGGACCGGACGCGCCCCTGGTCACCGCCCTGGGCCCGGCCGGTTTCGGGTTCCGGCACGGTGAGGTCTGGGCCGTGCACACCGCCTTCAGCGGCAACCACCGCACCGTCGTCGAACGGCTCTCCAGCGGCGCCACCACCGTCTCCGGCGCCGAGCTCCTGCTGCCCGGGGAGGTCCGGCTCGCGACGGGGGAGCAGTACCGCACCCCGTGGGTGTACGCGGCCTGGTCGGCCGAGGGCCTCGACGGCGTCGCCGCCCGGTTCCACGACCACCTGCGCTCGCGGCCGCACCACCCGCGCCTGCCGCGGCCGGTCGTCGTGAACACCTGGGAGGCCGTGTACTTCGACATGGACCTCGACCGGCTGCTGGAACTGGCCCGCGCCGCGGCCGAGGTGGGCGCCGAGAGGTACGTCCTGGACGACGGCTGGTTCCGGCACCGCCGCTCCGACGACGCCGGGCTGGGGGACTGGTACGTCGACGAGGACGTCTGGCCGCAGGGCCTGCACCCGCTCGTCGACGGCGTGCGCGCCCTCGGCCTGGAGTTCGGCCTGTGGGTCGAACCGGAGATGGTCAACCCCGACTCCGACCTGGCCCGCGCGCACCCGGACTGGATCCTGCGCGGCGGGGACCGGCTGCCGCCGGCCTCCCGCCAGCAGCAGGTCCTCGACCTGGGCAACCCCGCCGCCTACGAGCACGTGCTGGGACGGCTCGACGCCATCCTGTCCGAGCACGCGATCTCCTACCTGAAGTGGGACCACAACCGCGACCTCGTGGAGGCCGGGTCCGGGCCGGTCCGGGCCCCCGGCGTCCACGCCCAGACCCTCGCGGTCTACCGGCTGCTCGACGAGCTGCGGGCCCGCCACCCCGGCGTGGAGATCGAGTCCTGCTCCTCGGGGGGGCTGCGGGTGGACCTGGAGGTCCTGGAGCACACCGACCGGGTGTGGGCCAGCGACTGCATCGACCCGCTGGAGCGGCAGGACATCCAGCGGTGGACGACGCAGCTGCTGCCGCCGGAACTCATCGGGTCGCACGTGGGGGCCTCCCCCTCGCACACGACCCACCGCAGCAGCGACCTGTCGTTCCGGGCCGGGACCGCGCTGTTCGCCTCCTTCGGCATCGAGACCGACCTCACGCGGATGGACGCCGGGGAGCGGGCCGAGCTGACCCGCTGGGTCGCGCTGTACAAGGACGTCCGGGAACTGCTGCACACCGGGGTGGTGGTCCGCGACGACGACCACGACCCCTCGTACCGCGTGCACGGGGTCGTCGCCCGCGACGGTTCCGAGGCGCTGTTCGCGGTCGTCCAGACGGGGACGCCCGACGGTTCCCTGACCGGCCGGGTGCGCCTGCCCGGCCTGCTGCCCCGGGCGGAGTACGAGGTCACCGCGCAGGAACCGGGCAACGACCCGGCCGTGCGCGGGGGACGGGACCTGCCGTGGCTCGCGACGGGGGTGCGCCTGAACGGCCGCACCCTCGCCGCGGCCGGGGTGACCGCACCGGCGATGCAGCCGCAGCAACTGCTGCTGCTGCGGGTCCGCCGTGCCTGA
- a CDS encoding FAD/NAD(P)-binding protein produces MSLSLLFVGAGPRTLGVLDRLSAHASTTDRRVDVHVVDPHPAGAGRIWRADQHPLLWMNSRAADVTVLPDASSRLEGPVRPGPTLYAWLAEHRAALAAEFAATGQDALHREVLAVREGTFVSRALGSRYLSWAWDTVVAHLPATVRLHVHRTRVVDVRGTGRQEVHLEDGTALTVDAVVLAQGHPDVVPGPRETGAREFADRHGLRYVAPGYTSDLGLTEDEDTLPPGGDVLVAGMGLAFVDLVVLVAQGRGGRFSEGPGGLVYHPSGREPRLHVGSRRGVPYRSKITYELGERPPLPRFLTPGALPGEGPLNLRADVWPLVAKELAGAHYHELFRAHPDRTTLDAAEFDRRFAALAWGDAGLDDLVASAVPRPEDRFDLHRLDRPLDGWWGPGADDVHRRVRDHVAADVARRADPAFSMDAAVFHALLSCYVTVAGLAHAGRLDRQSVVEVDGWWHGLFSYVASGPPPRRLAELLALADAGVVRFLGGDLRVAPDEVGRCWTARSANSPAVVSARTLVDARLPEARVTTSADPLLRHLTTRGEVSELGNGRLVVDPLQRLVHTDGSVHPRRFGVGPWVAGGGWAAAFARPGLDAGFFRLNDRVALALLDVEGTPDADPGGTAGISVVAPRAASSAPSRRTEPVR; encoded by the coding sequence GTGAGCCTGTCCCTGCTGTTCGTCGGCGCCGGTCCCCGCACCCTCGGGGTCCTGGACCGCCTGTCCGCGCACGCCTCCACCACCGACCGCCGCGTCGACGTCCACGTCGTCGACCCCCACCCCGCCGGTGCGGGCAGGATCTGGCGGGCCGACCAGCACCCGCTGCTGTGGATGAACTCCCGGGCCGCCGACGTGACGGTCCTGCCCGACGCCTCCTCCCGGCTCGAGGGCCCCGTGCGGCCCGGGCCGACCCTGTACGCCTGGCTGGCCGAGCACCGCGCCGCCCTGGCCGCGGAGTTCGCCGCGACCGGGCAGGACGCGCTGCACCGGGAGGTGCTGGCGGTGCGGGAGGGCACCTTCGTGTCCCGCGCCCTGGGCAGCCGCTACCTGAGCTGGGCGTGGGACACCGTCGTCGCGCACCTGCCCGCGACCGTGCGGCTGCACGTCCACCGCACCCGCGTCGTCGACGTCCGGGGCACCGGCCGCCAGGAGGTTCACCTGGAGGACGGCACCGCGCTGACCGTCGACGCCGTCGTGCTGGCCCAGGGGCACCCCGACGTCGTCCCGGGCCCGCGCGAGACCGGCGCCCGGGAGTTCGCCGACCGGCACGGCCTGCGCTACGTCGCGCCCGGGTACACCAGCGACCTCGGGCTCACCGAGGACGAGGACACCCTGCCCCCCGGCGGGGACGTCCTCGTCGCGGGCATGGGGCTCGCGTTCGTCGACCTCGTCGTGCTCGTCGCCCAGGGCCGCGGGGGCCGGTTCTCCGAGGGTCCCGGCGGCCTCGTCTACCACCCCAGCGGGCGCGAACCGCGCCTGCACGTCGGCTCCCGGCGCGGTGTCCCCTACCGCTCGAAGATCACCTACGAGCTCGGCGAGCGCCCCCCGCTGCCGCGGTTCCTCACCCCCGGCGCCCTGCCCGGCGAGGGGCCGCTGAACCTGCGCGCCGACGTCTGGCCGCTCGTGGCCAAGGAACTCGCCGGGGCCCACTACCACGAGCTGTTCCGCGCCCACCCGGACCGGACGACCCTCGACGCCGCCGAGTTCGACCGGCGGTTCGCCGCGCTGGCCTGGGGCGACGCGGGGCTGGACGACCTCGTGGCCTCCGCCGTGCCCCGCCCGGAGGACCGGTTCGACCTGCACCGCCTCGACCGGCCGCTGGACGGCTGGTGGGGTCCCGGTGCCGACGACGTGCACCGCAGGGTCCGCGACCACGTCGCCGCCGACGTCGCGCGCCGCGCCGACCCCGCCTTCAGCATGGACGCCGCGGTGTTCCACGCCCTGCTGTCCTGCTACGTCACGGTCGCGGGCCTGGCCCACGCCGGGCGGCTGGACCGGCAGTCCGTCGTGGAGGTCGACGGGTGGTGGCACGGGTTGTTCAGCTACGTCGCCTCCGGCCCCCCGCCGCGGCGGCTGGCCGAGCTGCTGGCCCTGGCCGACGCCGGCGTCGTGCGCTTCCTCGGCGGTGACCTGCGGGTCGCCCCCGACGAGGTCGGCCGGTGCTGGACGGCCCGCTCGGCGAACTCACCCGCCGTCGTCAGCGCCCGCACCCTCGTCGACGCCCGGCTGCCCGAGGCGCGGGTCACGACGAGCGCGGACCCGCTGCTGCGCCACCTCACCACCCGCGGCGAGGTCAGCGAGCTCGGCAACGGCCGCCTCGTCGTCGACCCGCTGCAGCGGCTCGTGCACACCGACGGCAGCGTCCACCCGCGGCGCTTCGGGGTGGGCCCCTGGGTGGCGGGCGGCGGCTGGGCCGCGGCGTTCGCGCGGCCGGGGCTGGATGCGGGGTTCTTCCGGCTCAACGACCGGGTCGCCCTGGCCCTCCTGGACGTCGAGGGCACCCCGGACGCCGACCCGGGGGGTACCGCCGGGATCAGTGTCGTCGCCCCGCGAGCAGCCAGTAGCGCGCCGTCCCGGCGAACGGAGCCCGTGCGCTGA
- a CDS encoding ABC transporter permease subunit yields the protein MSSPDLPLVAPQTAQPAPSGGSHQGTGKKQRVRRLSGRDRVAVVLMVAVPTLVVVGLVWLPAIASVLLSFTNWDGVGSLADVKVIGLQNYTDVFTNYPPFKPAVQHNLLWLVVMFVVATPLGVLFAVLIDKELKGSRFYQTALYLPVVLSLALVGFIWQLMYSRDQGLINAVLGTQVDFYGDPKWNIWAALFATCWKQVGYVMLLYLAGLKGVDASLKEAAQMDGANQVQTFFRIVFPVMRPINIIVLVITVIESLRAFDLVWVINQGRNGLELIATLVTANIVGEASRIGFGSALATIMLVISLVFISIYLWVVMREDER from the coding sequence GTGTCGTCCCCCGACCTGCCCCTGGTGGCTCCCCAGACGGCGCAGCCCGCGCCGTCCGGGGGGTCGCACCAGGGCACCGGCAAGAAGCAACGCGTCCGCCGACTGAGCGGGCGCGACCGCGTGGCCGTCGTGCTCATGGTCGCCGTCCCCACCCTCGTGGTCGTCGGCCTCGTCTGGCTCCCGGCCATCGCCTCGGTGCTGCTGTCATTCACCAACTGGGACGGCGTCGGGTCGCTGGCGGACGTGAAGGTCATCGGCCTGCAGAACTACACCGACGTCTTCACCAACTACCCGCCCTTCAAGCCGGCCGTCCAGCACAACCTGCTCTGGCTCGTCGTCATGTTCGTGGTGGCGACCCCGCTGGGCGTCCTGTTCGCCGTGCTCATCGACAAGGAGCTCAAGGGCAGCCGGTTCTACCAGACGGCGCTCTACCTGCCCGTCGTCCTGTCGCTGGCGCTGGTCGGCTTCATCTGGCAGCTCATGTACTCCCGCGACCAGGGGCTCATCAACGCCGTCCTGGGCACCCAGGTGGACTTCTACGGCGACCCGAAGTGGAACATCTGGGCGGCGCTGTTCGCGACCTGCTGGAAGCAGGTCGGGTACGTCATGCTGCTGTACTTGGCCGGCCTGAAGGGCGTGGACGCCTCCCTCAAGGAGGCGGCGCAGATGGACGGCGCCAACCAGGTCCAGACGTTCTTCCGGATCGTCTTCCCGGTGATGCGCCCCATCAACATCATCGTCCTGGTCATCACGGTCATCGAGTCGCTGCGCGCCTTCGACCTGGTCTGGGTCATCAACCAGGGCCGCAACGGGCTGGAGCTCATCGCGACCCTGGTCACCGCGAACATCGTGGGTGAGGCCAGCCGCATCGGCTTCGGCTCCGCCCTGGCGACGATCATGCTCGTGATCTCGCTGGTGTTCATCAGCATCTACCTGTGGGTCGTCATGCGGGAGGACGAACGATGA
- a CDS encoding ABC transporter substrate-binding protein, producing MNRPATESEYLASLVPASAGRSGFSRRSMLRGSLLAAGLPALLAACGDGGSGGSGGGGGGSQVTLGSNFSDEVPLKTMNAMVEDAQKKQGISIKLNTVDHTTFQNNINNYLQGSPDDVFSWFAGYRMQFFAAKGLASDISDIWGTIGADYTDAFKKASTGEDGKQYFVPTTYGPWAVFYRKSLWQERGYQAPQTLDEMKTLAAQMQKDGLVPLAFADKEGWPAMGTFDQLNMRINGYQFHVDLMAGEEAWTDQKVKTVFDTWKGLLPLHQTDSLGRTWQEAASGIVNKTSGMMVIGSFIGQQFDEADQEDIDFFNFPEVDPAVGADAVEAPIDGFMMSKRPRNEDGAKKLLEYFGSPDDGVVQTTNDPSGIAANTKSDQSHYTELQKKCAEFVANAKSISQFMDRDTRPDFASTVMIPSLQTFISNPNDIDGLCSQIESQKKSIFAS from the coding sequence ATGAACCGCCCCGCCACCGAGTCCGAGTACCTCGCGAGCCTCGTGCCCGCATCCGCCGGCCGCTCCGGTTTCAGCCGGCGCTCGATGCTGCGCGGCTCCCTGCTGGCCGCCGGGCTCCCCGCCCTCCTCGCCGCCTGCGGCGACGGCGGGTCCGGCGGCAGCGGGGGCGGCGGAGGGGGCTCCCAGGTCACCCTGGGGTCGAACTTCTCCGACGAGGTCCCCCTGAAGACCATGAACGCCATGGTCGAGGACGCCCAGAAGAAGCAGGGCATCTCGATCAAGCTCAACACGGTCGACCACACCACGTTCCAGAACAACATCAACAACTACCTCCAGGGCAGCCCGGACGACGTGTTCTCCTGGTTCGCCGGGTACCGCATGCAGTTCTTCGCGGCCAAGGGCCTCGCCTCGGACATCTCCGACATCTGGGGCACGATCGGCGCCGACTACACCGACGCCTTCAAGAAGGCCTCGACCGGTGAGGACGGCAAGCAGTACTTCGTCCCCACCACCTACGGCCCGTGGGCGGTCTTCTACCGCAAGTCGCTGTGGCAGGAGAGGGGCTACCAGGCCCCGCAGACGCTGGACGAGATGAAGACCCTCGCCGCGCAGATGCAGAAGGACGGCCTCGTCCCGCTCGCCTTCGCCGACAAGGAGGGCTGGCCGGCGATGGGCACCTTCGACCAGCTCAACATGCGCATCAACGGCTACCAGTTCCACGTCGACCTCATGGCCGGCGAGGAGGCCTGGACCGACCAGAAGGTCAAGACGGTCTTCGACACCTGGAAGGGCCTGCTGCCCCTGCACCAGACCGACTCCCTGGGCCGCACCTGGCAGGAGGCGGCGTCCGGCATCGTCAACAAGACGTCCGGCATGATGGTCATCGGCTCCTTCATCGGCCAGCAGTTCGACGAGGCCGACCAGGAGGACATCGACTTCTTCAACTTCCCCGAGGTCGACCCGGCCGTCGGCGCCGACGCCGTCGAGGCGCCCATCGACGGGTTCATGATGTCCAAGCGGCCCCGCAACGAGGACGGCGCGAAGAAGCTGCTGGAGTACTTCGGGTCCCCCGACGACGGTGTCGTCCAGACCACGAACGACCCCTCGGGCATCGCGGCGAACACCAAGTCCGACCAGTCGCACTACACCGAGCTGCAGAAGAAGTGCGCCGAGTTCGTGGCCAACGCCAAGTCCATCTCGCAGTTCATGGACCGCGACACCCGCCCCGACTTCGCCTCGACGGTCATGATCCCCTCGCTGCAGACGTTCATCTCCAACCCGAACGACATCGACGGCCTCTGCAGCCAGATCGAGTCCCAGAAGAAGAGCATCTTCGCCTCCTGA
- a CDS encoding methyltransferase domain-containing protein: MSAGEAAWALWQDSPWGRLRYHVVARLLREWTADLGEGLRVLDAGGGDGRDALPFALAGHEVTVLDRSQEMLALARAAAAAAGVSDRVRTVAADLEDLTALAALTRYREGGSGSFDVVFCHDVLQHRSSHAQVRADVATLVSSVRPGGLVSLLAPNPPADVVTTVLREGPAAAWVTLDAERAGDPATGHTALRLSPEFVADALEEAGCAVVGDAGVLTVTALLENAERVDDRVAADLEELEVELSARAPFAGTARYWLLAGRRH; this comes from the coding sequence GTGTCCGCGGGGGAGGCGGCGTGGGCGCTGTGGCAGGACTCGCCCTGGGGGCGGCTGCGCTACCACGTCGTCGCGCGCCTGCTGAGGGAGTGGACCGCCGACCTGGGGGAGGGGCTGCGGGTCCTGGACGCCGGCGGCGGTGACGGGCGCGACGCCCTGCCCTTCGCGCTGGCCGGTCACGAGGTGACGGTCCTGGACCGGTCGCAGGAGATGCTCGCCCTCGCCCGGGCCGCCGCCGCGGCGGCCGGGGTCTCCGACCGCGTGCGGACCGTCGCGGCCGACCTGGAGGACCTCACGGCGCTGGCGGCGCTGACGCGGTACCGCGAGGGCGGGTCGGGTTCCTTCGACGTCGTGTTCTGCCACGACGTGCTGCAGCACCGCAGTTCCCACGCCCAGGTCCGGGCCGACGTGGCGACGCTGGTCTCCTCGGTCCGGCCCGGGGGGCTGGTGTCGCTGCTGGCGCCCAACCCGCCCGCCGACGTGGTGACCACGGTGCTGCGGGAGGGGCCGGCGGCGGCGTGGGTGACGCTGGACGCCGAGCGCGCCGGTGACCCGGCGACGGGTCACACGGCGTTGCGGCTGTCCCCGGAGTTCGTCGCGGACGCGCTGGAGGAGGCCGGGTGCGCCGTCGTCGGCGACGCCGGGGTCCTGACCGTCACGGCGCTGCTGGAGAACGCCGAGCGCGTCGACGACCGCGTGGCCGCGGACCTGGAGGAGCTGGAGGTGGAGCTCAGCGCACGGGCTCCGTTCGCCGGGACGGCGCGCTACTGGCTGCTCGCGGGGCGACGACACTGA
- a CDS encoding carbohydrate ABC transporter permease — MSSTTIPGVGGRTLADTPRAPRRTPPARVVLYVFLIGASVLWLFPLLWALFNSFRDYSYTQANGYASFGGFTFSNYVNAWQQGDFGRHFLNSVIITVPSVVLALLLSSMVGFVVARFNFKFNLALLGLFTAANLLPPQALLIPLYRLFRAIEVPYWFSYSGTLLDSYWALIVVNTAFQTGFCAFVLSNYMKTLPYELYEAAQVDGLSVFKQYWKITLPLCRPALAALAVLEITWIYNEFFWATVLLQSGDKFPITSSLNNLKGQFFTDYNLLSAGSVLVALPVLVVFFALQKQFVSGLTLGATKG; from the coding sequence ATGAGCTCGACCACGATCCCGGGGGTCGGCGGGCGCACGCTCGCCGACACCCCCCGGGCGCCGCGCCGGACCCCGCCGGCGCGGGTCGTCCTGTACGTCTTCCTCATCGGCGCCTCGGTCCTGTGGCTCTTCCCGCTGCTGTGGGCGCTGTTCAACTCCTTCCGCGACTACTCGTACACCCAGGCCAACGGCTACGCGTCCTTCGGCGGGTTCACCTTCTCCAACTACGTCAACGCGTGGCAGCAGGGCGACTTCGGCCGGCACTTCCTCAACTCGGTCATCATCACGGTGCCGTCGGTCGTGCTGGCGCTGCTGCTGTCCTCGATGGTCGGCTTCGTGGTGGCCCGCTTCAACTTCAAGTTCAACCTGGCCCTGCTGGGCCTGTTCACGGCGGCCAACCTGCTGCCCCCGCAGGCCCTGCTCATCCCGCTGTACCGGCTCTTCCGGGCCATCGAGGTGCCGTACTGGTTCAGCTACTCCGGGACGCTGCTCGACAGCTACTGGGCGCTCATCGTCGTCAACACGGCCTTCCAGACCGGCTTCTGCGCCTTCGTCCTGAGCAACTACATGAAGACGCTGCCCTACGAGCTGTACGAGGCGGCGCAGGTCGACGGCCTGAGCGTCTTCAAGCAGTACTGGAAGATCACGCTGCCGCTGTGCCGGCCCGCGCTGGCGGCCCTGGCCGTGCTCGAGATCACCTGGATCTACAACGAGTTCTTCTGGGCGACGGTCCTGCTGCAGTCGGGGGACAAGTTCCCCATCACCAGCTCGCTGAACAACCTCAAGGGCCAGTTCTTCACCGACTACAACCTGCTGTCCGCCGGTTCCGTGCTCGTCGCGCTGCCGGTGCTCGTCGTGTTCTTCGCGCTGCAGAAGCAGTTCGTCTCCGGTCTGACGCTGGGAGCCACCAAGGGATGA